The Hemibagrus wyckioides isolate EC202008001 linkage group LG15, SWU_Hwy_1.0, whole genome shotgun sequence genome window below encodes:
- the ttll10 gene encoding protein polyglycylase TTLL10 produces the protein MVSGFEFTGPPYGRNGNLGQQRAVVIVMSVGSRVEVLQSAEELQVEDHVCTDSPKATEEQHEEEGQLPAVLGKTVTLEPVGKDKQHKRTEVEKSRGRRRDARGTNREQVIQADGAAADSVCSVERSRSVCVSRRAQVKHQRRTVQVHNLQRSRDKSPEEPQGPGPFFYFGGGNGASIVVPYCESKGWQRIYNKTRLDYRLKWCELKSSHTYYHFRAGEQLVFQIPNNRVLTTKIGLLNSLREYDRVISKINHGKGQRRLKMAEFIPDTFRMDVKVEKEAFFSQQEGLGVDKSNIWICKPTGLNQGRGIFLLHTPEDIAAFRARLQMLAGNNTNKKIPFSMSKAMIAQRYIENPLLLKGKKFDVRSYLLIACTSPYMVFFRHGYVRLTCDLYDPKSNNLTAHLTNQYMQKKNPLYSVMKEETVWSMERFNSYINEKFMVTKGLPRDWVLKVFTRRMQQIMTHCFLAVKSKLECKLGYFDLFGCDFLIDEDFKVWLLEMNCNPALHTNCEVLKDVVPSTVKETLDLTLEIFDKCRCGLKLLPLSSQRDFVLLHCGDTAGVLATKQRSRTAGPLRTVCSKQRSRSKKTQQAAKISGCNWISNTCPSPSLNISSNTPDASIHTSPPLLNLTNEQATSFTSASHLAPFSGSSFLLSSSHTDYCEVLESAQDTHNTKSVEFTRSQLQSCKAIATHMDNTWQQLEMTPATLDLNKSEHVKAKTAVISLSRPMLNDDSNIMSKLITDAGQAEEMDAQKEDWNQIEDAR, from the exons TAATCTAGGTCAGCAGCGGGCAGTTGTGATAGTGATGTCAGTTGGGAGCAGAGTAGAGGTTCTTCAGAGTGCTGAGGAGCTGCAGGTTGAGGATCATGTCTGCACAGACTCTCCAAAAGCCACGGAGGAGCAGCATGAAGAGGAGGGACAACTGCCAGCCGTTCTGGGAAAGACAGTGACACTGGAGCCTGTGGGCAAAGATAAACAGCACAAGAGGACGGAGGTGGAGAAGTCTCGTGGGAGAAGGCGGGATGCTCGGGGGACGAACAGAGAACAGGTGATCCAGGCAGATGGCGCTGCAGCAG ACTCTGTCTGCTCGGTTGAGCGCtcccggagtgtgtgtgtgagtaggagAGCTCAAGTAAAGCACCAGAGACGAACTGTACAGGTGCACAATCTACAGAGGAGCAGAGACAAGAGCCCAGAAGAGCCACAGGGACCTGGACCCTTCTTCTATTTTGGAGGAGGAAATGGGGCAtccat TGTTGTTCCATACTGTGAGAGCAAAGGCTGGCAGCGTATTTACAACAAAACCCGACTGGATTACAGACTGAAATGGTGTGAACTGAAATCTTCCCATACCTACTACCACTTCAGAGCAG GTGAGCAGCTGGTGTTCCAGATCCCAAACAACAGAGTCTTGACCACTAAAATAGGTCTTCTGAACAGTCTCAGAGAATATGACAGGGTCATCAGCAAGATCAACCATGGAAAAGGACAAAG GAGACTAAAGATGGCCGAGTTTATTCCAGACACATTTCGTATGGATGTAAAGGTTGAGAAGGAAGCCTTCTTTTCTCAGCAAGAGG GATTAGGTGTTGACAAAAGCAACATATGGATCTGCAAGCCAACCGGACTGAACCAGGGTCGAGGCATCTTCCTTCTGCACACACCGGAGGATATCGCAGCCTTCAGAGCCAGGTTGCAGATGTTAGCAGGCAACAATACAAACAAGAAGATTCCTTTCAGTATGTCAAAAGCAATGATTGCTCAACG GTACATCGAAAACCCTTTGCTTCTAAAAGGCAAAAAATTTGACGTAAGATCATACCTTCTTATCGCCTGCACCTCACCCTACATGGTGTTCTTTCGTCATGGTTACGTTCGGCTGACCTGTGACCTTTACGATCCAAAGTCCAACAATCTCACtgcacacctgaccaatcaa TACATGCAGAAGAAGAATCCTCTGTACAGCGTGATGAAGGAGGAGACAGTCTGGTCCATGGAGCGCTTCAACAGCTACATTAATGAGAAGTTTATGGTGACAAAGGGTCTGCCGAGAGACTGGGTTTTAAAAGTTTTTACA AGAAGAATGCAGCAGATAATGACTCACTGCTTTCTGGCTGTCAAATCAAAGCTGGAGTGTAAACTGGGCTACTTCGATCTGTTTGGTTGCGACTTTTTGATTGATGAAGACTTCAAG GTCTGGTTACTAGAGATGAACTGTAATCCTGCTCTTCACACTAACTGTGAAGTGCTCAAAGACGTGGTGCCCAGTACAGTTAAGGAAACTCTGG ACCTGACCCTGGAGATCTTCGATAAATGCCGCTGTGGCCTGAAGCTTTTGCCTCTGAGCAGTCAAAGAGATTTCGTGTTACTGCATTGTGGCGACACTGCGGGGGTGTTAGCCACCAAACAGAGAAGCAGAACAGCAGGACCTCTCAGAACAGTATGCTCCAAACAACGATCCAGATCTAAGAAAACACAGCAAGCTGCGAAAATTTCAGGCTGTAACTGGATATCTAATACATGCCCATCTCCCTCTTTGAATATTTCATCCAACACCCCAGATGCTTCCATTCATACCAGCCCACCTTTACTAAATTTAACTAATGAACAAGCTACCTCATTCACTTCAGCCAGCCATCTCGCACCTTTCTCAGGATCCTCATTCCTCCtgtcctcctcacacactgattatTGTGAGGTTTTAGAATCAGCCCAAGATACTCACAATACAAAATCTGTAGAATTTACCCGAAGTCAGCTGCAATCTTGCAAAGCCATTGCCACACACATGGATAACACCTGGCAGCAACTTGAAATGACCCCTGCGACCTTGGACCTTAACAAGTCAGAGCATGTGAAGGCAAAAACTGCAGTTATATCTCTGTCTAGACCTATGCTGAATGATGACTCCAACATCATGAGCAAGCTTATAACTGATGCTGGCCAAGCAGAGGAAATGGATGCTCAGAAAGAGGACTGGAATCAAATTGAAGATGCAAGATAA
- the LOC131365823 gene encoding uncharacterized protein LOC131365823 — protein MGCCSVTPITKGIDDVGPDEIELLEIDGVGLWTLGESKLQISLKNETDETPPCSPPARNLTKEERLCDAPDPIPVKQSAQKRISQMVLWCQTKKELHQKLYACPVRDWEGRELHAYGDIIYSSLVLLQNSYTKVLTERYLVLFSFHLLILALDNSTHEFIYEGILPLSAIEVKVISQQDPCSLHMFEISGPMVDSKIFKCASAAERKIWIENIEDRRCKSLRQQLSPSHSALSYLLPCDENWKREELKRYLLRSPILQWEGSPIQHMGQPAYLSLVHISNTQRQGSQERLLVLFPLDLLILSVDSQRLWVQYEGRLPRKSIRALEKSARHGRLEFELTGELMESLLVSCTYPEDYQNWIFQLQQPDKTQTFPNHTPPPLIPKKRRS, from the exons ATGGGATGTTGCAGTGTAACCCCGATAACCAAAGGAATCGATGACGTGGGTCCAGACGAGATCGAACTTCTGGAGATTGATGGAGTAGG GTTGTGGACTTTAGGAGAAAGCAAGCTGCAGATTTCATTAAAGAATGAGACAGATGAAACTCCACCATGCTCTCCACCTGCTAGGAATCTTACAAAAGAGGAACGCTTAtgtgat GCCCCAGATCCAATCCCTGTGAAGCAGTCCGCTCAGAAAAGGATCTCACAG ATGGTACTCTGGTGCCAGACTAAAAAGGAGCTACACCAAAAGCTGTATGCATGTCCAGTCCGAGACTGGGAGGGACGAGAGCTCCATGCTTATGGAGACATCATTTACTCTTCTCTAGTGCTTCTACAGAACAGCTACACGAAG GTTCTGACTGAAAGATATCtggttcttttttctttccatttattAATACTTGCCCTGGACAACTCAACTCATGAGTTCATCTATGAG GGCATACTTCCTCTGTCAGCAATTGAGGTGAAAGTGATTTCTCAGCAGGACCCCTGCTCTCTACACATGTTCGAGATCAGCG GACCCATGGTGGACTCTAAGATTTTCAAGTGTGCCAGTGCTGCTGAGCGAAAGATCTGGATAGAGAATATAGAGGACAGGAGATGCAAGTCCCTCAGACAGCAGCTCAGCCCTTCACACAGTGCTCTCTCCTATctg ttGCCATGTGATGAAAACTGGAAGAGGGAGGAGTTAAAACGGTATCTGCTGAGGTCTCCCATACTGCAATGGGAGGGATCCCCTATCCAGCACATGGGCCAACCTGCCTATCTCTCATTGGTACATATCAGCAATACACAgagacag GGATCTCAGGAGCGTCTCTTAGTGCTCTTTCCCCTGGATCTCCTTATCCTGTCTGTGGACAGTCAGAGGCTCTGGGTTCAATACGAG GGTCGCCTGCCACGGAAGAGTATCAGAGCTTTGGAGAAATCTGCCCGGCATGGGAGACTTGAATTTGAGCTTACAG GAGAATTGATGGAATCTCTATTGGTCTCATGCACTTACCCAGAAGACTACCAGAATTGGATTTTCCAATTACAACAG ccTGATAAGACACAAACTTTTCCTAATCACACACCTCCGCCTCTCATACCGAAGAAGCGCAGAAGCTGA